Part of the Woronichinia naegeliana WA131 genome, AGGGCATGAGAACTGACTTCCATAACCGCGTATTGATTGCCAGCCTTGACCGCTTCTGCCAATTGTTCCTGTAATTCCGTGGCAAAGGGCGTGGTATGGGCAGCGATTTTCTGAAAATTTTGCCAACGAGTATAAAGGGTTCCCAATAGAGCCGTTGGTTGGTTCGCTTGTTGCAGAAAATATTCGATTAAATGGGTGGTCGTGGTTTTGCCATTGGTTCCCGTTACCCCGATCAGGGTTAATTGTTGCGTGGGATCACCATAAAACGCCGCCGCTATTTGGGAGCAAGCTGTGACCATATCTTGAACGGAAATCACACAAGCTTCAGCCGTTGCTGGAAATTTACTCAAGGCCACTGGTGTTACTAGGGCCGCGATCGCCCCTGCTTCCAAAGCACTAGGCCAGAACTCACCCCCATCAACTCTTGTACCCGGCATTCCCAGAAATAAAGAATGGGCTTGACAAGCATGGGAATTGGTGGAAATCGACTGAATTTCTGCTTCCAAGGCAGGATGATTAGGTAGTGCCTCCAATTCAGTAACCTTGGCCAAAAGCTCACGTAACTTGCTCATCGTTTTCCCAATAAAAATAGTTTTTGCCGTTTAAGAACCCAAAGGCGATCGTTAAGTTCCGTCTGCCTAGCAATCTGTTCTGTATTCAGTTTAGATTATATTGCCTAGGCCCCTCCTGCTGAAGAAATTGAGTCAGCAATTCCAAATTCAAACGGTAACATAAGATACAGACACTATCTCGCTTTTATGGTGTCAAGAGAGATTTCGCTGATTTCTGACGTTTTTTGTACTTCCTCCTCGAATCTTAGCCTCTTGGAGAGTCAGCAACCTGCAAACAAACTTGATCAATCACTAAATAGGGCTTGCTGAAAAAGTCAAAAAACGAAAGAAATGTGGGTTAGGGAAGTATGGACTGAAAAAGCATAGATAACTTATCCTTATGGAAACAAATCAAAATACAGATTTTGTTTAATCTATTGTTCCTTTCTGTCTAAAAAGGTCAACACAAATCACTCCTCACAAAAGAGAGGAAAATTAACACCATTTTTCACAAGAAAAACGACTCTACAACTTTTTACTTTTTGTCTTCTGAAGTAGAGTAGAAAGATTCATTACCAAAAAGTTCATCGCAATTACCGTTTCCGAGGTCTCAGGTAGTTTGGCCATCACTCGACCAAGACTAAATTTCCTCTTTCCCTGTCCGAATTTACCCTCAATGGCATTACGCACTCTTTCATCTGAGCGTGCCTCTTTCTTTTTTTCTTTGCTCACCTCTTTCGGCGGTCTTCCCAATCGGGGACCACTCATTCTTATATCCCTTTCTTTACAATAAGCTCGATTCGCTTTTGTTCGATAGATTTTATCCACATGAACCGATTCCGGATAACATCCTGTTTCCCTTTTATATTCTTCTATTCGCGCTTGTAAATCTCCCGATTCGTTGTAATTATCCCAACTTAATTTGTCTAAGAAGACAAAGCCATTCACATTACTTGCCGATATTTTAGCTCCAAACTCTACTGCTTTTCCCGCTTTTCCACGCACTATTGGACGCACGTGAGGTTGGCTTACACTCACAATTCTGTTTTCTACTTTATTTGTCTTTTTTTCATACATTTCTAACTGTTGCTCATACACTTTTCCTATCGTTACAAGCTCTTCTTGCTCTTTTTTCGTTAGTTTTTCTAACTTTGCTCCCTCTTCTATCATTTTTTCTATATCAGACAAGTTTCTTTTTATATATCCTAGTTGTTTTTTTGTTCCTTTTCTTCTTTCTTTTTTTGACACACGACGTTTTTTTGCTATGGCTAAGTACTCTTTTCTTGCCACTTCCCTATAAGTCCTCGGCTTTTCTTTCCTTTTCTCTTTTATTTCTTCATACAGCTTATCTATTATTTTTTCTGTTTTTTCTCTGGCATCATTCAATATTCCTATATCCGTTGGATATTTTATATCTGCTGGTGTACAAGTCGCATCTAACAATAACTTTCCTTCATTTTCTTTTTTTTCTGACGCTACACCCGTCGCTTTTTTTTCTATTTCTTTATTAATTTTATTTATTTATTAATTCCATTCCTATTTTTTTACGAAAATGAACCATCATTGACGCATTAAATGCTTCTTTGCTACTATAGCTTTCCATTCCTATAAAGTACTGTAAATAAGGGTTCTCTTTTATTTGTTCTACTGTTTCTCTGTCACTTTTTCCTGAAATTTCTTTGATAATTAATGCTCCTAATGCCATTCTAAATGATTTGGCTGGGGCTCCTTTTTTTTCTGTGAAGTTTTTTGCATATTCTTCCTCATATTCTTCCCAAAGAATCATTTTTGACATTTCTATCCAACGATTTTCTTCGTCTAACTGCCCGCCGAACAGATTTTTCAAGTTTTCTGGTGTTTCAATTGAGTACTGTTGCTTTCGGTACATCTGCTTTCTCTCTTCTTAATGCAATGGTTTTGAGGCATTCTACCCTATTTTCGTGCATTCTAGCGGTTCTTAATTCGCCTACTATTTTTCTCCGTAAAGGTTTCAGCTTTTTTCAGCAAGCCCTAAATAGAGCATTACGCTGATTCCACATATTGAAACAAAACCCCTTGACCGTAAGCACTTCAAGACTTTTGTATCTTGGACTACATTCTGAATTTGGAATTGCTGATTGATGACACGCCCTAGGGGTTGGATAATCATTAAGGCGCGATCGCTGACTTGCCTTGTCAAAAGAATTAGTCAACGACAAGAAATCCTGCGATCCATCGAATGACCCAGTAATGCTATCCTGTTAGGGTGTTAACTTAAATTGACATATAGAGGCAGGGAAGCCATGCAAGTTAATAATCTGGGTTTTGTAGCGAGTATTTTATTCGTGCTAGTTCCAACTGTATTTCTGCTCATTCTGTATATCCAAACAGGTAAGCAGGGTCAAAGTTAAGTCATTTTTAGGATGATTTCTTTAACAACTCGTAATGAAAAAGATGGGGCCAATCAACCCCATCTCTTTTTTTCAAACCTTTAAATTGATTGTTGTTTGTCTCTAGAGAGAGACGTTAAAATTTTTCTCTATAGGTTTTCTTTGCGAGCCAGCAGAACGGGGCAAGGAGCATTGACACGAATATAGTCAGACAAAGAGGTTCCTAAGAGACGATCCAGGTCTGGTAAACTTTTCGCTACCGAAGGACGACGATCCGGAGACCCCAACATTAAGAGGTCAATGTTATACTCACTAGCCAAATCACAGATTTGTTCCGCCGGTTTACCGCCAGTGACAATACAACGATAGTTAATGCCAAAACGCTTGGCCTTGGCGATCGCCGGAGCCAGGACAGGGTTATTTTCCATTTCCTGACGAGAGAGGGGAAGCAGTTCTGGTTTGAGATCTGGGTTGACCCGTGCCAAAACCAATTCCGCTTCGGGATAA contains:
- a CDS encoding photosystem II reaction center protein M, whose protein sequence is MQVNNLGFVASILFVLVPTVFLLILYIQTGKQGQS